In Gossypium raimondii isolate GPD5lz chromosome 12, ASM2569854v1, whole genome shotgun sequence, a single window of DNA contains:
- the LOC105762904 gene encoding transcription initiation factor TFIID subunit 14b isoform X2, which produces MVDTSLSKKKDPDQPEISLPTLKSQRTKMGKSEDSEKKKKIKDVEISVPIVYGNAAFWLGKKASEYQSHKWTVYVRGATNEDLSVVVKRAVFQLHSSFNNPTRVVESAPFELSESGWGEFEIAITLFFHNDVCEKPLNLYHHLKLYPEDESGPMSTKKPVVVESYDEVVFTEPSESFLARVQNHPAVTFPRLPAGVTLPPPVSIEDESKKKRGDTKDHPLSQWFLNFSEADELLQLAAARQQVQAHIAKLRRQISLTDGQNQQFKPL; this is translated from the exons ATGGTAGATACTTCATTGTCGAAAAAGAAAGATCCAGATCAGCCGGAGATTAGCTTGCCCACGCTCAAATCACAGCGCACCAAAATGGGCAAATCCGAAGACAGTGAAAAGAAG AAGAAGATCAAAGATGTTGAAATAAGTGTTCCTATCGTATATGGTAATGCTGCATTTTGGCTTGGTAAAAAGGCAAGCGA GTATCAATCGCACAAATGGACCGTGTATGTTCGTGGGGCAACGAATGAGGATCTTAGTGTGGTTGTAAAGCGGGCTGTTTTTCAGTTGCATTCCAGTTTCAATAACCCAACAAGGGTTGTGGAGTCTGCTCCATTTGAGTTATCAGAATCAGGGTGGGGCGAATTTGAGATTGCCATTACACTATTCTTCCATAATGATGTTTGTGAGAAGCCCTTGAACTT ATATCATCATCTGAAGTTATACCCAGAAGATGAATCTGGCCCCATGTCAACTAAAAAACCTGTTGTTGTGGAATCCTATGATGAGGTTGTATTCACAGAACCGTCAGAGAGTTTTTTAGCTCGTGTGCAGAATCATCCTGCAGTAACCTTCCCCAGGTTACCAGCTGGTGTTACTTTACCACCCCCAG TATCAATTGAAGATGAAAGTAAAAAGAAGAGAGGTGACACTAAGGACCATCCCCTAAGCCAGTGGTTCTTGAATTTCTCTGAAGCAGATGAGCTATTACAACTTGCAGCTGCTCGTCAGCAG GTACAAGCTCATATTGCTAAGCTCAGACGACAAATTAGCTTGACCGACGGGCAGAATCAACAGTTCAAACCACTCTGA
- the LOC105762899 gene encoding protein SMALL AUXIN UP-REGULATED RNA 12, protein MAMRKSSKLPQTAVLKQILKRCSSLGKKHGYDEDGLPLDVPKGHFAVYVGENRSRYIVPITFLTHPEFQCLLQRAEEEFGFNHDMGLTIPCEEVVFRSLTSMLR, encoded by the coding sequence ATGGCTATGAGAAAGTCGTCCAAACTGCCACAAACTGCTGTTCTGAAGCAAATTCTGAAGAGATGTTCAAGCTTAGGCAAGAAACATGGGTACGACGAAGATGGACTCCCTCTTGACGTTCCCAAAGGTCATTTCGCTGTTTATGTTGGCGAAAACCGAAGCAGATACATTGTCCCTATCACCTTCTTGACTCACCCTGAATTCCAATGCTTGCTTCAACGAGCTGAAGAAGAGTTTGGTTTTAACCACGATATGGGCCTTACCATCCCTTGTGAAGAAGTCGTTTTTCGCTCTCTCACTTCTATGCTTCGATAA
- the LOC105762904 gene encoding transcription initiation factor TFIID subunit 14b isoform X1, whose translation MVDTSLSKKKDPDQPEISLPTLKSQRTKMGKSEDSEKKEYLIVVFFMIPVQKKIKDVEISVPIVYGNAAFWLGKKASEYQSHKWTVYVRGATNEDLSVVVKRAVFQLHSSFNNPTRVVESAPFELSESGWGEFEIAITLFFHNDVCEKPLNLYHHLKLYPEDESGPMSTKKPVVVESYDEVVFTEPSESFLARVQNHPAVTFPRLPAGVTLPPPVSIEDESKKKRGDTKDHPLSQWFLNFSEADELLQLAAARQQVQAHIAKLRRQISLTDGQNQQFKPL comes from the exons ATGGTAGATACTTCATTGTCGAAAAAGAAAGATCCAGATCAGCCGGAGATTAGCTTGCCCACGCTCAAATCACAGCGCACCAAAATGGGCAAATCCGAAGACAGTGAAAAGAAG GAATATcttattgttgtattttttatgaTTCCGGTGCAGAAGAAGATCAAAGATGTTGAAATAAGTGTTCCTATCGTATATGGTAATGCTGCATTTTGGCTTGGTAAAAAGGCAAGCGA GTATCAATCGCACAAATGGACCGTGTATGTTCGTGGGGCAACGAATGAGGATCTTAGTGTGGTTGTAAAGCGGGCTGTTTTTCAGTTGCATTCCAGTTTCAATAACCCAACAAGGGTTGTGGAGTCTGCTCCATTTGAGTTATCAGAATCAGGGTGGGGCGAATTTGAGATTGCCATTACACTATTCTTCCATAATGATGTTTGTGAGAAGCCCTTGAACTT ATATCATCATCTGAAGTTATACCCAGAAGATGAATCTGGCCCCATGTCAACTAAAAAACCTGTTGTTGTGGAATCCTATGATGAGGTTGTATTCACAGAACCGTCAGAGAGTTTTTTAGCTCGTGTGCAGAATCATCCTGCAGTAACCTTCCCCAGGTTACCAGCTGGTGTTACTTTACCACCCCCAG TATCAATTGAAGATGAAAGTAAAAAGAAGAGAGGTGACACTAAGGACCATCCCCTAAGCCAGTGGTTCTTGAATTTCTCTGAAGCAGATGAGCTATTACAACTTGCAGCTGCTCGTCAGCAG GTACAAGCTCATATTGCTAAGCTCAGACGACAAATTAGCTTGACCGACGGGCAGAATCAACAGTTCAAACCACTCTGA
- the LOC105762904 gene encoding transcription initiation factor TFIID subunit 14b isoform X3: MVDTSLSKKKDPDQPEISLPTLKSQRTKMGKSEDSEKKKIKDVEISVPIVYGNAAFWLGKKASEYQSHKWTVYVRGATNEDLSVVVKRAVFQLHSSFNNPTRVVESAPFELSESGWGEFEIAITLFFHNDVCEKPLNLYHHLKLYPEDESGPMSTKKPVVVESYDEVVFTEPSESFLARVQNHPAVTFPRLPAGVTLPPPVSIEDESKKKRGDTKDHPLSQWFLNFSEADELLQLAAARQQVQAHIAKLRRQISLTDGQNQQFKPL; the protein is encoded by the exons ATGGTAGATACTTCATTGTCGAAAAAGAAAGATCCAGATCAGCCGGAGATTAGCTTGCCCACGCTCAAATCACAGCGCACCAAAATGGGCAAATCCGAAGACAGTGAAAAGAAG AAGATCAAAGATGTTGAAATAAGTGTTCCTATCGTATATGGTAATGCTGCATTTTGGCTTGGTAAAAAGGCAAGCGA GTATCAATCGCACAAATGGACCGTGTATGTTCGTGGGGCAACGAATGAGGATCTTAGTGTGGTTGTAAAGCGGGCTGTTTTTCAGTTGCATTCCAGTTTCAATAACCCAACAAGGGTTGTGGAGTCTGCTCCATTTGAGTTATCAGAATCAGGGTGGGGCGAATTTGAGATTGCCATTACACTATTCTTCCATAATGATGTTTGTGAGAAGCCCTTGAACTT ATATCATCATCTGAAGTTATACCCAGAAGATGAATCTGGCCCCATGTCAACTAAAAAACCTGTTGTTGTGGAATCCTATGATGAGGTTGTATTCACAGAACCGTCAGAGAGTTTTTTAGCTCGTGTGCAGAATCATCCTGCAGTAACCTTCCCCAGGTTACCAGCTGGTGTTACTTTACCACCCCCAG TATCAATTGAAGATGAAAGTAAAAAGAAGAGAGGTGACACTAAGGACCATCCCCTAAGCCAGTGGTTCTTGAATTTCTCTGAAGCAGATGAGCTATTACAACTTGCAGCTGCTCGTCAGCAG GTACAAGCTCATATTGCTAAGCTCAGACGACAAATTAGCTTGACCGACGGGCAGAATCAACAGTTCAAACCACTCTGA